In Pedobacter sp. SL55, the following proteins share a genomic window:
- a CDS encoding Nramp family divalent metal transporter: MAEKQSLSEVHQSVATGQKKGWRRILAFLGPAYLVSVGYMDPGNWATDIAGGSKFGYQLIWVLLMSNLIALLLQSLSARLGIVRGLDLAQASRNTYPKWVNFPLFILAQTAIIACDLAEIIGMAIGLNLLFGLPLIWGISITIFDTVLLLFLLNKGMRKMEAFIVSMVFIVGLSFLVEMFIVEPSLKEIAKGFEPSMLGGEALYIAIGIIGATVMPHNLYLHSSLVQTRKFERDSKGIKEAIKFNFIDTAVALNLAFFVNAAILILAAAAFYKNGFHEVAEIQDAHELLSNIFGSVAPALFAIALIAAGQSSTVTGTLAGQIVMEGHLNLRIQPWLRRLITRLLAIVPAFFTILYFGDDALGGLLILSQVVLSLQLGFAIIPLIHLNSDKKEMKEFTIKPWVKVLAWLSAAVIVALNIKLAIEEIGGWMAESHNAWYMYAIVLPISILILVLLVYIFIYPFVGKKQRIGNVPHGDALAIGRVEKINYERIGITVDFSENDRKTIRHALIQGGKEAHYYLIHVVETAAARYHGKTAMDHETQADIDNLKKYQENLADLGYHATPHVGFGGTAKAIAEISNTNKLELLVMGAHGHKGLKDLIFGTTVDSVRHKVDIPVLIVR; encoded by the coding sequence ATGGCAGAGAAGCAATCGTTAAGCGAAGTACACCAAAGTGTGGCTACCGGCCAAAAAAAGGGTTGGCGAAGAATATTGGCTTTTTTAGGCCCTGCGTATTTGGTAAGCGTTGGTTATATGGATCCTGGTAACTGGGCTACAGATATTGCTGGAGGTAGTAAATTTGGCTATCAGTTGATTTGGGTCTTGCTCATGTCTAACCTTATCGCTCTGCTTTTACAATCGCTAAGCGCTCGTTTGGGTATTGTAAGAGGGCTAGATTTGGCACAAGCTTCGAGAAATACTTATCCTAAATGGGTTAATTTCCCTTTATTTATATTAGCGCAAACAGCGATTATTGCTTGTGATTTAGCCGAAATCATAGGGATGGCGATTGGCTTAAACTTACTCTTCGGTTTGCCTTTAATCTGGGGCATTTCTATTACCATTTTCGATACCGTTCTCTTACTTTTCTTGCTCAACAAAGGCATGCGCAAAATGGAAGCTTTCATTGTTTCTATGGTATTTATTGTAGGGCTTTCCTTTTTGGTAGAAATGTTTATTGTTGAACCCTCGCTAAAAGAAATTGCCAAAGGTTTTGAACCTTCTATGTTGGGAGGCGAGGCACTTTACATTGCCATTGGTATTATTGGTGCAACCGTGATGCCGCATAACCTTTACCTACACTCGTCGTTGGTGCAAACGCGAAAATTTGAACGGGACAGCAAAGGAATTAAAGAAGCCATTAAATTTAACTTTATAGACACTGCTGTTGCACTAAATTTAGCTTTTTTTGTTAACGCGGCCATTTTAATTTTAGCAGCGGCAGCGTTCTATAAAAATGGTTTTCATGAAGTGGCAGAGATACAAGATGCCCACGAATTGCTTTCTAACATTTTCGGCAGCGTAGCTCCTGCCCTATTTGCCATTGCCTTAATTGCTGCCGGGCAAAGTTCCACTGTTACAGGCACGCTAGCCGGCCAAATTGTAATGGAAGGTCATTTAAACCTAAGGATACAACCTTGGTTACGCCGATTAATTACGCGTTTATTGGCTATCGTACCTGCATTTTTCACTATCCTTTATTTTGGAGATGATGCGTTGGGAGGCTTGCTAATTTTAAGTCAGGTGGTTTTGAGTTTACAGCTAGGCTTTGCCATAATTCCTTTAATCCACCTTAACTCGGATAAAAAGGAGATGAAAGAATTTACCATTAAACCTTGGGTTAAAGTACTGGCTTGGTTAAGTGCGGCAGTGATCGTTGCTTTAAACATCAAATTAGCTATAGAAGAAATTGGCGGCTGGATGGCAGAATCTCACAACGCTTGGTATATGTACGCAATTGTACTTCCTATCTCTATTCTTATTTTAGTATTGCTAGTTTACATTTTCATCTATCCTTTCGTCGGTAAAAAACAGCGAATTGGTAATGTTCCACATGGCGATGCACTAGCTATTGGCCGCGTAGAAAAAATCAATTACGAACGCATTGGCATTACGGTAGATTTCTCTGAAAATGACAGAAAAACCATCCGCCATGCACTAATACAGGGCGGAAAAGAAGCCCATTATTATTTAATTCACGTGGTAGAAACCGCAGCCGCCCGTTATCATGGCAAAACGGCAATGGATCACGAGACACAAGCCGATATTGACAATCTTAAAAAATATCAGGAAAACCTCGCAGATTTAGGCTATCACGCTACGCCACATGTTGGTTTTGGAGGTACCGCTAAAGCTATTGCAGAGATCAGTAATACCAATAAATTGGAGCTTTTGGTAATGGGTGCCCACGGTCATAAAGGTTTAAAAGATTTGATATTTGGTACAACGGTAGATTCGGTAAGGCACAAAGTGGATATTCCGGTGTTGATTGTGAGGTAA
- a CDS encoding DUF6364 family protein, producing the protein MNTKLTLTIEQHTIEKAKEYARKRKRSLSDLVENYLKALTSETPIEDQLTPTVKSLKGSFKLPADFDYKKELTDRLSEKYL; encoded by the coding sequence ATGAATACAAAACTAACGCTGACTATAGAACAGCATACTATAGAGAAAGCTAAAGAATATGCTCGAAAGAGAAAGAGGAGCTTATCAGATTTGGTTGAAAACTACTTAAAAGCCTTAACAAGCGAAACGCCTATTGAGGATCAATTAACGCCAACTGTTAAATCATTAAAAGGCTCATTTAAATTACCCGCAGATTTCGATTACAAAAAGGAATTAACAGATCGTCTATCTGAAAAATATTTGTAA
- a CDS encoding type II toxin-antitoxin system VapC family toxin, with amino-acid sequence MEKILIDTDVILDFFFDRLPFSDDASKILALCEKRKINGFVTPVMISNIYYLLRKTAKHEKVIENLRALLGIIDVVVIGKETILDAMNSNFKDFEDALQNFAAKSHKEIKVIITRNIKDYKTSKLSIMSPETYLKAIR; translated from the coding sequence ATGGAAAAAATTTTAATCGATACAGATGTTATTCTCGATTTCTTTTTTGATAGATTACCTTTCTCTGATGATGCATCTAAAATTTTAGCACTATGCGAAAAACGAAAAATTAATGGATTTGTGACACCAGTAATGATTAGTAACATCTACTATCTCCTAAGAAAAACAGCAAAACATGAAAAAGTAATTGAAAATTTAAGAGCACTACTAGGAATAATAGACGTAGTTGTTATAGGTAAAGAAACAATATTAGATGCCATGAATTCCAATTTTAAAGATTTTGAAGATGCGTTACAAAATTTTGCAGCAAAAAGCCATAAAGAAATTAAGGTAATCATTACCCGAAATATTAAAGATTATAAAACGAGTAAGCTCTCTATTATGTCTCCAGAAACTTATCTAAAAGCAATTCGATAA
- the smpB gene encoding SsrA-binding protein SmpB, producing MPNDIQIKNKRAYFDYHILDKYVAGIALLGTEIKSIRQGKANMTDAFCTFIGSSLYVRNLHISEYSHSSFYHHDIKRDRVLLLQKKELRKIRIKGEEKGFTIVPLRIFINERGFAKMEIALAQGKKEFDKRDSIKERDSKRELDRAMKF from the coding sequence ATGCCTAACGATATACAGATAAAGAATAAGCGAGCCTATTTTGATTACCATATTTTAGATAAATATGTAGCTGGAATTGCTTTGCTTGGCACCGAAATTAAATCAATAAGACAAGGGAAAGCAAACATGACTGATGCTTTTTGTACTTTTATTGGAAGTAGTTTATATGTAAGAAACCTCCACATTTCAGAATACAGCCACAGCTCTTTTTACCATCATGATATCAAGAGAGATCGAGTTCTACTTTTGCAAAAAAAGGAGCTTAGAAAAATCCGGATAAAAGGAGAGGAAAAAGGATTTACTATTGTACCGCTAAGAATTTTCATCAACGAAAGAGGTTTTGCCAAAATGGAAATTGCTTTAGCTCAAGGTAAAAAAGAGTTTGATAAACGCGATAGTATTAAAGAAAGAGATAGCAAACGGGAGTTGGATAGGGCGATGAAATTTTAA
- the fmt gene encoding methionyl-tRNA formyltransferase: protein MKIVFMGTPDFAVASLAALKNAGFDIVGVVTAADKPAGRGQKINESAVKKYAVANGLKVLQPLKLKDPAFITELKALNADLQVVVAFRMLPEIVWNMPPKGTINLHGSLLPQYRGAAPINHAIINGEKESGVTTFFLKQEIDTGDVILSANTPITEDDTAGTLHDKLMNIGADLIVKTVKSIEEGNYSEVPQPMNTELKSAPKIFKDFCEIDWKKDNQVVYNHIRGLSPYPTAFTFLNEKTLKVFKVGKEDITPTIEAGTFETDGKTFLKFATNNGYIKLLELQLEGKKRMQVDEFLRGVRL, encoded by the coding sequence ATGAAAATAGTTTTTATGGGCACCCCTGATTTTGCTGTAGCTTCTTTAGCTGCACTAAAAAATGCGGGATTTGATATTGTTGGAGTAGTTACTGCAGCGGATAAGCCTGCTGGCCGTGGGCAAAAAATAAATGAAAGTGCCGTTAAAAAATATGCTGTAGCAAACGGATTAAAGGTTTTACAACCGTTAAAACTGAAAGATCCAGCATTTATTACCGAGTTAAAAGCCTTAAATGCAGATCTACAAGTTGTTGTTGCTTTTAGAATGTTACCAGAAATCGTTTGGAATATGCCTCCAAAAGGAACAATTAACCTACACGGTTCTTTGCTACCACAGTATAGAGGTGCGGCCCCAATTAACCACGCTATCATTAACGGCGAAAAAGAAAGTGGCGTAACTACCTTCTTTTTAAAGCAAGAAATTGATACCGGCGATGTGATTTTATCTGCCAACACACCAATTACTGAAGACGATACCGCCGGAACATTGCACGACAAATTGATGAATATTGGTGCAGACCTGATCGTTAAAACAGTAAAATCTATTGAAGAGGGCAACTATAGCGAAGTGCCGCAACCTATGAATACTGAATTAAAATCAGCACCGAAAATTTTCAAGGATTTCTGTGAAATTGACTGGAAAAAAGACAATCAAGTTGTTTACAACCATATTAGAGGTTTAAGTCCCTACCCTACAGCTTTTACTTTCTTAAACGAGAAAACTTTGAAGGTTTTCAAAGTAGGAAAGGAAGATATAACTCCAACTATCGAAGCAGGAACATTTGAAACCGATGGCAAAACCTTTTTGAAATTTGCTACTAACAACGGCTATATTAAATTATTAGAACTGCAATTGGAAGGAAAAAAACGAATGCAAGTTGATGAATTTTTGAGGGGCGTAAGGTTATAG
- a CDS encoding aminotransferase class IV, with protein MKQKTGELARKNKIQNNARFRLTIYRDGEGLYAPETNKVGYLLEVKPLETAGYELNKKGIIVDVYDEIAKPVNKLSNYKTTNSLPFVMAAIYQKQHRLDEVLLLNQHGFLCESTSSNLFVVYQNQIYTPALSEGCVGGVMRNVVMQLAKKHQLPLIEAQINPQILNEAEEVFLTNAIGGVRWVMGYGRKRYFNEVARMFSGWLNQSL; from the coding sequence TTGAAGCAAAAAACCGGCGAACTTGCCCGTAAAAACAAAATACAAAATAATGCCCGCTTTAGGCTAACTATTTACAGAGACGGCGAAGGCCTTTATGCGCCCGAAACCAATAAAGTAGGTTATTTGTTAGAGGTTAAACCATTAGAAACGGCCGGCTACGAGTTAAACAAAAAGGGAATTATTGTAGATGTTTACGATGAAATAGCGAAGCCTGTTAACAAACTTTCTAACTATAAAACAACCAATTCGTTGCCTTTTGTAATGGCGGCTATTTATCAAAAGCAACATCGGTTAGATGAGGTTTTACTGCTCAATCAACATGGTTTTTTGTGCGAAAGTACTAGTTCTAACCTATTTGTGGTCTATCAAAATCAGATTTACACCCCCGCACTTTCTGAGGGCTGTGTTGGCGGTGTGATGCGTAATGTGGTAATGCAATTGGCAAAAAAGCATCAGCTGCCGCTAATTGAGGCACAAATTAACCCGCAGATATTAAACGAAGCCGAAGAGGTTTTTCTAACCAACGCTATTGGTGGTGTGCGTTGGGTAATGGGTTATGGTCGCAAAAGGTATTTTAATGAGGTGGCCAGAATGTTTAGTGGCTGGTTAAATCAATCGTTATAA
- a CDS encoding RluA family pseudouridine synthase, whose amino-acid sequence MENFAIGQEEEEQDLFEHFNIVVDKGQSLLRIDKFLMHRIENASRNRIQNAIDAGNVLVNKQQIKASYKVKPFDEISIVYAQPPRDTEVYPEDIAIDIVYEDDDLLVVNKPAGMVVHPGFNNYTGTLVNALAFHFEQLPTLPGNDGRPGLVHRIDKDTSGLLLISKNEITMTKLAKQFFDHTITRKYLALAWGDIEKDGRIEGYIGRSLKNRIIQDVYDDEDKGKWSATNYTVLERLNYVTLVSCQLETGRTHQIRAHMKHIGHPLFSDATYGGDKILKGTTFSKYKQFVANCFELMPRQALHAQTLGFIHPTTKKYMEFEAPMPSDFEAVLNKWRNYIV is encoded by the coding sequence ATGGAAAATTTCGCGATAGGGCAAGAAGAAGAGGAGCAAGATTTGTTCGAGCATTTTAACATTGTTGTAGATAAAGGACAATCGTTATTGCGTATTGACAAGTTTTTGATGCACCGTATAGAAAATGCATCAAGAAATAGAATACAGAATGCCATTGATGCTGGAAATGTACTGGTTAACAAACAGCAGATTAAAGCCAGCTATAAGGTAAAACCATTCGACGAAATTTCTATTGTATACGCCCAACCGCCACGAGATACCGAGGTTTATCCAGAAGATATTGCTATTGATATTGTTTACGAAGATGACGATTTGTTGGTGGTAAACAAGCCAGCTGGAATGGTAGTGCACCCTGGTTTCAATAATTATACAGGTACTTTGGTAAATGCCTTGGCGTTTCATTTTGAGCAATTACCTACACTGCCTGGAAACGATGGGAGGCCCGGTTTGGTACATCGTATAGATAAAGATACCTCGGGATTATTGCTCATCAGCAAAAACGAAATTACCATGACCAAGCTTGCTAAACAATTTTTTGACCATACCATTACCCGTAAATATTTGGCTTTAGCTTGGGGCGATATAGAAAAAGACGGAAGGATAGAAGGGTATATAGGCCGTAGCTTAAAAAATAGAATTATTCAAGATGTGTACGATGATGAGGATAAAGGCAAATGGTCGGCAACTAATTATACGGTTTTAGAACGATTGAACTACGTAACCTTGGTAAGCTGTCAATTAGAAACTGGACGTACGCATCAAATTAGAGCGCACATGAAACATATTGGCCATCCACTATTTAGCGATGCTACTTACGGTGGCGATAAGATTTTGAAAGGAACCACGTTTTCTAAATACAAGCAGTTTGTAGCCAACTGTTTCGAGCTCATGCCTCGGCAAGCTTTACATGCGCAAACTTTGGGTTTCATACATCCAACTACAAAAAAATATATGGAGTTTGAGGCACCCATGCCATCAGATTTTGAAGCGGTTTTAAATAAATGGCGTAACTATATCGTTTAA
- a CDS encoding 1-aminocyclopropane-1-carboxylate deaminase/D-cysteine desulfhydrase yields the protein MQLPSPIHQVTYNNHTFFIKRDDLIDSFVSGNKWRKLKYILLDAAAKNKKHLVTFGGAYSNHLLATAAAAAKHQLKATAFVRGEEVSNEMLSLCKIFGMRLHFVSRESYRNKLQLFEANYGNDEDAYFINEGGASAEAIIGCAEIIAELPQPFDHIFCAAGTGTTAAGLLKGINQLNLNTQLHVIPVLKGGNFIAEEIARFKPNLTKLHLHTDYHFGGYAKTTRELIFFIKDFTAKTGILLDPIYTGKMCFAINDLIAKNQISKEAKILAIHTGGLFGILGKLAEFDK from the coding sequence ATGCAATTACCTAGTCCAATACATCAGGTTACTTACAACAACCACACTTTTTTTATCAAGAGAGATGATTTGATCGACTCTTTTGTGTCGGGTAATAAATGGCGAAAACTAAAATACATCTTGCTTGATGCAGCGGCTAAGAACAAAAAACATTTGGTAACTTTTGGCGGCGCTTACTCTAACCACCTATTAGCCACAGCAGCAGCAGCAGCAAAGCATCAGTTAAAAGCAACAGCGTTTGTAAGAGGCGAAGAAGTAAGTAACGAAATGCTATCTCTTTGCAAGATATTTGGCATGCGATTACACTTTGTAAGTAGAGAAAGCTACCGAAACAAGCTACAATTGTTTGAGGCAAACTACGGAAATGATGAAGATGCTTATTTCATTAACGAAGGTGGAGCTAGTGCAGAAGCCATAATAGGATGTGCAGAAATTATTGCCGAGCTACCCCAACCTTTCGATCATATCTTTTGTGCAGCAGGAACGGGTACCACCGCTGCAGGTTTGCTAAAAGGAATAAACCAACTTAATTTAAACACTCAGTTACACGTAATACCAGTTTTAAAGGGAGGTAATTTTATTGCAGAAGAGATTGCACGCTTTAAGCCCAATTTAACTAAGTTACATTTACATACCGATTATCATTTTGGTGGATATGCCAAAACAACTAGAGAGTTAATCTTCTTTATTAAAGATTTTACGGCAAAAACCGGTATCCTTTTAGACCCCATTTATACAGGTAAAATGTGTTTTGCCATTAACGATTTGATAGCAAAAAATCAGATTTCAAAAGAAGCTAAAATACTAGCAATTCATACCGGAGGTTTATTTGGAATTTTGGGAAAACTCGCCGAATTCGATAAATGA
- the lat gene encoding L-lysine 6-transaminase, whose translation MYQLSVAPNQVKQTLKKHILADGYDLTYDIEKSNGAYIYDSKNNRRLLDFFTCFASVPLGYNHPKMVNDKSFTHHLLLAALANPSNSDVYTQQYAEFVHTFSRVGIPSYLPHAFFVAGGALAIENALKVAMDWKVQKNFAKGYKEEKGFKVIHFEKAFHGRSGYTLSLTNTLPDKTKWFAKFDWPRVSTPQLKFPLNDENLKIAEETEATSLAQIKQAFADHKDDICAIIIEPIQSEGGDNHLREEFLIQLRQLADENEAFLIYDEVQTGVGLTGKFWCHQHFSEKARPDIVAFGKKMQVCGILVGNKVDEISGNVFNVPSRINSTWGGNLVDMVRSTQILNIIEEDNLCENAAVVGDYLKNQLHGLATKYDKMSNVRGKGLLCSFDFPDKEMRNKFVEKGMAENVMFLGCGNQTIRFRPALCIEKQHIDEGIEVMRKILSTI comes from the coding sequence ATGTATCAATTAAGTGTAGCGCCAAACCAAGTTAAACAAACATTAAAAAAGCATATCCTTGCCGATGGGTACGACCTAACCTATGATATAGAAAAAAGTAACGGCGCTTATATTTACGATTCGAAAAACAACCGCAGGCTGTTAGATTTCTTCACTTGTTTTGCATCCGTGCCATTAGGATACAATCATCCTAAAATGGTTAATGATAAATCCTTTACACATCATTTACTATTAGCGGCATTAGCAAATCCGTCAAATTCTGATGTGTACACGCAACAATACGCAGAATTTGTGCATACTTTTTCTCGTGTGGGTATTCCTTCTTACTTGCCGCATGCCTTTTTTGTAGCAGGCGGAGCCTTAGCCATAGAGAATGCACTAAAGGTGGCCATGGATTGGAAAGTTCAGAAAAACTTTGCTAAAGGTTACAAAGAAGAGAAAGGATTTAAAGTCATCCATTTTGAAAAAGCTTTTCATGGCCGAAGTGGCTATACGCTAAGTTTAACCAATACGCTACCCGATAAAACGAAATGGTTTGCCAAATTCGATTGGCCTAGGGTTAGTACGCCTCAACTTAAATTCCCACTTAACGATGAAAATTTAAAAATCGCCGAAGAAACCGAAGCTACGTCATTAGCTCAAATCAAACAAGCTTTTGCGGATCACAAAGATGATATTTGTGCCATCATCATAGAACCTATCCAATCCGAAGGTGGCGACAACCATCTTAGAGAAGAGTTTTTAATCCAACTTCGCCAACTGGCGGATGAAAACGAAGCCTTTTTAATATACGATGAAGTGCAAACAGGAGTAGGCTTAACAGGTAAGTTTTGGTGCCATCAGCATTTTAGTGAAAAAGCTAGACCAGACATTGTTGCTTTTGGTAAAAAAATGCAGGTATGCGGAATTTTGGTTGGCAACAAAGTTGACGAAATTTCTGGAAATGTTTTTAATGTGCCATCACGTATTAACTCTACTTGGGGAGGTAACTTGGTAGATATGGTTCGTTCTACTCAAATTTTAAACATCATAGAAGAAGATAATCTTTGCGAAAATGCAGCAGTTGTTGGCGATTACTTGAAAAATCAGCTCCATGGGCTTGCAACGAAATATGATAAAATGAGTAATGTTCGTGGTAAAGGTTTGTTATGTTCTTTTGATTTCCCTGATAAGGAAATGAGGAATAAATTTGTAGAAAAAGGAATGGCAGAAAACGTGATGTTTTTAGGTTGTGGTAACCAAACCATCCGCTTTAGACCTGCACTTTGTATCGAAAAACAACATATTGATGAAGGAATTGAAGTGATGCGCAAGATTTTGTCAACAATTTAA
- a CDS encoding acyl-CoA dehydrogenase family protein — MANLFSSLKNAYQLFKSVDFQKLDALSKKVDLPKMVETISSLDEKQLQGMMKMMGGGSRKKELPPIEGDFYQLGEEALNEEDRALQLKVRAFLEKEVKPIVNSYWNRAEFPFEVIPKLAELNICGLTYKGYGCPGKSNLMEGILAMEMARIDTSLSTFFGVQSGLAMGSIYICGSEEQKQKWLPSMQKFETIGAFGLTEPEVGSAAAGGLTTTCKKVGDEWILNGQKKWIGNATFADILVIWARDEDSGEVKGFIVKKDNPGFAVEKMENKMALRIVQNGLITLTDCKVQEVDRLQNANSFKDTAKVLQMTRAGVAWQAVGCARGAYENALDYTRTRKQFGKPIASFQLIQNHLVEMLSNLTAMQTLCFRLSQLQDQGMLKDEHASLAKVFCSLRTRDVVSKAREVMGGNGILLEYNVARFVADAEAIYSYEGTKEINTLIVGRAITGYSAFV; from the coding sequence ATGGCCAATCTATTTTCCTCTTTAAAAAACGCCTATCAATTGTTTAAAAGTGTAGACTTCCAGAAACTGGATGCACTTTCTAAAAAGGTAGATCTGCCTAAAATGGTAGAAACCATTTCCAGTCTCGACGAAAAGCAACTGCAAGGAATGATGAAAATGATGGGTGGAGGTTCTCGTAAAAAGGAATTACCACCTATTGAAGGAGATTTTTATCAATTGGGCGAAGAAGCACTTAACGAAGAAGACAGAGCTTTGCAGTTAAAAGTTAGGGCTTTTCTAGAAAAGGAAGTTAAGCCAATTGTAAACAGTTATTGGAACAGAGCAGAATTTCCTTTTGAGGTTATCCCAAAATTAGCCGAGCTAAATATCTGTGGTTTGACTTACAAAGGTTACGGCTGTCCGGGGAAATCAAATTTAATGGAAGGAATTTTAGCTATGGAAATGGCTAGGATAGACACCTCGCTTTCTACGTTTTTCGGTGTGCAAAGTGGATTGGCCATGGGTTCCATCTATATTTGTGGTTCAGAGGAGCAGAAACAGAAATGGTTGCCATCTATGCAAAAATTCGAAACCATAGGTGCTTTTGGACTTACCGAACCCGAAGTAGGTTCTGCAGCTGCTGGCGGATTAACCACAACCTGTAAAAAAGTAGGTGACGAATGGATTTTAAACGGCCAAAAAAAATGGATTGGTAATGCCACGTTTGCAGATATTCTAGTGATTTGGGCCAGAGATGAAGATAGCGGCGAAGTGAAGGGCTTTATCGTTAAAAAGGATAATCCCGGGTTTGCGGTAGAGAAGATGGAAAATAAAATGGCACTTAGAATAGTTCAGAATGGGTTAATTACGTTAACAGATTGTAAAGTGCAAGAAGTTGACCGATTGCAAAATGCGAATTCATTTAAAGACACTGCTAAAGTATTGCAGATGACAAGAGCTGGCGTGGCTTGGCAGGCCGTGGGTTGTGCCCGTGGTGCTTACGAAAACGCTTTGGACTATACTAGGACTAGAAAGCAGTTTGGCAAACCTATCGCCTCATTTCAACTTATTCAAAATCACTTAGTAGAGATGTTGTCAAATCTTACCGCCATGCAAACGCTATGTTTCAGACTTTCGCAGTTACAAGATCAAGGAATGCTAAAAGATGAGCATGCGTCTTTGGCAAAAGTATTTTGTTCGCTTCGTACAAGAGATGTGGTAAGTAAAGCCAGAGAAGTAATGGGTGGCAATGGTATCCTTTTAGAATATAATGTAGCTCGATTTGTGGCAGATGCCGAGGCTATTTATTCTTACGAGGGTACCAAAGAAATTAATACGCTAATTGTGGGTAGGGCAATTACTGGATATTCTGCTTTTGTTTAA
- the bshB1 gene encoding bacillithiol biosynthesis deacetylase BshB1, translated as MKLDLLVLAVHPDDAELGCSGTIIKHIAQGKKVGIVDFTQGELGTRGTIETRTEESKNASAIMGIHARENIGIRDGFFKNDEEHQLQVVKMIRKYQPEIILTNALHDRHPDHGRASDLANDAIFLSGLRKVETELNGAAQQPWRPRLTLQYIQDTYIEPDIIVDISEHMEQKIAAIRAFKTQFDSPSENEPQTYISTPAFLQSVIARAREMGKNIGAEYGEGFTSRKLLGVDSLFDLR; from the coding sequence ATGAAATTAGATTTATTGGTGTTAGCTGTTCATCCAGACGATGCTGAACTAGGGTGCTCGGGTACGATTATCAAACATATTGCACAGGGTAAAAAAGTAGGGATTGTAGATTTTACCCAGGGCGAGTTAGGAACACGTGGTACGATTGAAACCCGTACAGAAGAATCTAAAAATGCTTCGGCAATTATGGGAATTCATGCCAGAGAAAATATCGGTATTAGAGATGGTTTCTTTAAAAATGATGAGGAGCACCAGCTGCAAGTGGTAAAGATGATCCGCAAATACCAACCCGAAATTATCCTTACCAATGCTTTACACGATCGTCATCCTGATCATGGTAGGGCTTCTGATTTAGCTAACGATGCCATTTTTCTCTCTGGATTAAGAAAGGTAGAAACTGAGCTAAATGGTGCAGCGCAACAACCTTGGCGACCGAGATTAACTTTGCAATACATTCAGGATACGTATATCGAGCCAGATATCATTGTTGATATTTCTGAGCACATGGAACAAAAAATAGCAGCCATTAGAGCTTTCAAAACGCAGTTTGATAGTCCAAGCGAAAATGAGCCTCAAACTTATATTTCTACTCCCGCATTTTTGCAATCGGTAATTGCCCGGGCTAGGGAAATGGGTAAAAATATTGGCGCCGAGTATGGCGAAGGTTTTACTTCCAGAAAGCTTTTAGGTGTAGATAGTTTGTTCGATTTGAGGTAA
- a CDS encoding glutathione peroxidase, with amino-acid sequence MKVNPTVYPFKARLIDGTEKNLADFDGKVLLIVNTASGCGFTPQLKELQEIRDEFSGQGFEVLGFPSNDFGKQEPLDGAAINEFCEVNYGVQFPIFDKVMIRGKAAHPLFKFLADKKQNGNLTSTPRWNFHKYLINKKGEVVEYFFPFTKPTSSKVKKKIQRLLLEND; translated from the coding sequence ATGAAGGTAAATCCAACAGTGTATCCATTTAAGGCTCGCCTTATTGATGGAACAGAAAAAAACTTGGCCGATTTTGACGGTAAAGTATTGTTGATTGTAAACACGGCTTCTGGTTGTGGTTTTACTCCGCAGCTAAAAGAACTGCAAGAAATTAGAGACGAATTTTCTGGACAAGGTTTTGAGGTTTTGGGCTTCCCTTCCAATGATTTTGGTAAACAGGAACCTTTAGATGGCGCAGCAATTAACGAATTTTGCGAAGTTAACTATGGCGTACAATTTCCTATTTTTGATAAAGTAATGATAAGAGGCAAAGCAGCCCATCCGCTGTTTAAATTCTTAGCAGATAAAAAGCAAAATGGCAACCTAACTTCTACGCCGCGTTGGAATTTTCATAAATACCTGATCAATAAAAAAGGAGAAGTAGTGGAATATTTCTTTCCATTTACCAAGCCAACTTCATCTAAAGTGAAGAAAAAAATACAGAGGTTATTATTGGAAAATGACTAA